The region GTCCATCTTTTTTGTGAATGCTAACAAAACAACCTCTCTTTTTAGCAAATATTTCTTTTGGAAGTGTGTCATCAAATTTTATTCTTTTTTTATCTTTAACATAATTTTCTATTACTTTTTGAGCCCAAATTACATAAGGATGACTTTTATCCATTTGTATAAGATGCTCCTTTCTTACAAAACAAACTTTTTGAAAACTATATTTTAAAATATAACAATTATTAAATGATATATTAAACTTTATTTTTCATTTGTGAATTATAATATGGAATGAGTATGAATTTATTAGTTTAACAAACTTTTATAAAATACTGACGGTATAAGGAGATTTAGTTGATATGGCAAAGTACAACAAAACAATGATCCTTTCAATCATGGAAGCATCTAGCTATAATGCTTTCTATATAGCTACTCAGGGCTTTATATTTACAACTCTTGCTCTATATTTTAACGCTTCGCCTTTGTATATATCAATAATGACCTCTTTTCCAATTATAGCACAAATGTTTCAAATTTTTACTCCAAAAGTAAATAATATGATTGGTTCAAGGAAAAAAGGGATGGTCGTAAACGCTTTTGTATCGAGGAGTTTGTTCCTTGTTCTTCCAATATTAATTTTTCTTGATGTGAGATCTAATAATTCTTTATTATTAATTATTTTACTTTTTTCTTTTTTTGGTACGTTTGTGGGTAATACGTGGACTGCTTTGATGAAAGAAGTTGTTCCTTTTGACTTAAGAGGAAAATATTTTGGTATCAGAAATATTTTTTCTTCAATCGCAGGTATGGTTATGTTATTTTTGTACACAAAATTACTAGAACTTCCTAATCTAAAAACTGGTCTTCTATTTGTGACTATCCTAATGTCTTTTTTTGCAATCCTTTCAGCCTTTTTATTATCAAAGCATGAATTTCCTCAGAATAATGGAGAAGAAAAATTTTTAAAAATTAATCTAGCTCAACCTTTTAAAGACAAAAATTTCAGAAATTATTTAATATTTATCTTTTTTTGGAATTTTGCTATAGAATTTTCTAAACCCTATTTTTCTTACTTTGAAGTTGCTATATTAAACGTTGACTATAATTATTTGGCAGCGATGAGTATTCTTAACAGTGTTGTGGCAATACTTCTTTATTTAGTTTATGGAGCTCTTGCAGACGCCTTTGGAAGCAAAAATGTATTGACTTTAGGTATTTTTTTATCTACTTTTAGCCCTTTAATGTACTTCCTTATGACCCCAAGTAATTATAGAAGTATTTTATTCTTAAACGCTATTTTTTCTGCTTTTGCGTGGTCTGCAATTAACTTATCTATATTCAATTTATTGTTAGAATTAACTAAAGATCCTTCTGAGAATTATATTGCAGCAAATTCTCTTATGGGAGGAATGGCTGCAATATCAGCCTCACTTATTGGAGGTTCAGTTGCAAACGTTCTTAAAGACACTCAAATTAATTTTTTAGGTGATACCTATCACGGTATCCAAATAATTTTTATTATAGGGTTTGTTTTGAGAATTATTTCTGTTACAATATTGAGTGAGGTAGAGGCAATTCAAAAACCTATGAGATATAAAGGGGTTTTTTCAACAGAAGGCACCCTATCTAGAAGCAGGGAAACTGATATGCCTTTCGTTGAATTTTTTCAAAAAAGGAAACCACCTTTAAAAGACAAGCAATATACGCAAGAACAACCGGAAAATGACGAAAACAAAGAACCTCAAAAATCTGAAGAATCAAATAAACAAAGTAGCCCTACTACAGATGAAGAACAATTGAAACAAGAGTGAAGTATAATATTATGGACAAATTAATTTATACTCATATATCTATTATTCAATAATAAAAAGGTTATGATACAAAACCTTAGTTGTATTTTGTTTTGAATAAATAAAAAGCTATTGTATTTTTTTAATGTAAGTGAGTGGGTACAGGGCAAAGCCCTCTCTAATCCCTCTACAACTAATATTTATAATCAAATAAAAATACACTCTTTTTAATTAGGAGGATTCATATAATGGACATAGGAACTAGATATGAACCACATACTTTAGAAAATAAATGGTATAAAACGTGGGAGGAAAACCATGCTTTTGAGCCAAAAAAGGATGGAAATGGAAAGTTTAGTATAGTAATCCCCCCACCCAATATAACCGGAAAATTGCATATGGGACATGCATTAAATATAGTGCTTCAAGATATTGTTGTTCGCTACAATAGAATGAAAGGGGTAAAGACTTTATGGGTTCCTGGCGAAGATCATGCTGGAATCGCTACTCAACATGTTGTTGAACAGTATTTATTAAAAGAAGAGGGTAAGAGGAAAGAAGACTTTGATAGGGATGAATTTATTGAAATAGTTTGGGATTGGGCTAATAAATATCGAAACCATATCAGAGATCAAATTAGAACTTTAGGTGCTTCAGTAGATTGGAGTAGAGAAAGATTTACATTAGATGAAGGCTTAAACAAGTCAGTAAGAAACGCTTTTGTTTCTTTATATAATGATGGCTTAATATATAGGGGAAAGTACATAGTAAACTGGTGTCCTTCGTGTGGGACCGTTCTTGCTGATGATGAAGTTGAGCATCATGAAGATAAAGGTAAGCTATGGTATATTAAATATCCACTTGAAGGAGAAGATGGTTTTGTTGTAGTAGCTACTACTAGACCGGAAACTATGCTTGGAGATACAGCTTTAGCGGTGAATCCATCAGATGATAGATATAAGGATATTATTGGTAAGACTGCAATTTTACCGTTAGTTGGAAGAAAATTACCCATAATTGCAGATCCTTTTGTTGATCCAAAATTTGGAACTGGCGTTGTTAAAGTTACTCCAGCTCATGACCCTAATGATTATCAGATGTGGGCAAGACATAACTTAGATATGATTCAAGTTATAGATGAACACGCTAAGATAAATGAAAACGGTGGAAAATATAAAGGATTAGATAGATATGAAGCTAGGAAAAGAATTATTCAAGATTTAAAAAATGAAGAATTTTTAGTAAAAGAAGAAAATTACATACATGCGGTTGGCCATTGTTATAGATGTAATGATATTGTAGAACCTCTTCTTTTAGACCAATGGTTTGTAAAAACAAAACCATTAGCTCAAAAAGCTATTGAGGTTGTTGAAAACGATAATATTAAATTTTATCCTGAAAGATGGAAGAAAACTTATCTTAACTGGATGTATGAAATTAGAGACTGGTGTATTTCCCGACAACTATGGTGGGGTCACAGAATCCCAGTCTGGTATTGCCAAGATTGTGGCCATATAAATGTATCTGTTGAGGATATAGAGCACTGTGGAAATTGTGGCTCAAAAAATATTAAACAAGATGAAGACGTTCTAGATACGTGGTTTTCATCAGCCCTTTGGCCTTTTTCAACACTTGGCTGGCCAGATGAAACAGAAGATCTTGCTACTTTTTATCCTACCGATTTGTTGGTAACTGGATTCGATATAATATTTTTTTGGGTTGCTAGAATGGTAATGTTTGGAGTAAAATTTATGGGGGATGTCCCTTTTCACGACGTCTATATTCATCAACTTGTTAGAGATAAATATGGAAGGAAAATGTCTAAATCTCTAGGCAATGGGATTGACCCTACAGAAATGGTTGCCCAATATGGCACAGATCCTGTAAGGTTCACTCTTGCTATTTTAGCAGCTCAAGGTAGAGATTTAAAATTGGACATCAGATTTTTTGATTCTTATAGGAAGTTTGCTAACAAGATTTGGAACGCTGCTAGATTTGTTTTACTAAATATTGATGATTATAGTAAACTTGAGTTAAATGAAGGCGATTTGAAGATTGAGGATAAATGGATTTTAACAAGATTGAATAGTACTATTGAAGAAGTAGAAAAGTATATTGATGATTATTTGTTTGATCAAGCAGCAAAACTTTTATATGAGTTTTTTTGGAATGAATTATGTGATTGGTATATAGAAGCTTCTAAGAATCGATTGAAATTGGAAGGAAAAGAAAAATTAATCGTTCAAAACGTTCTAGTTAAGGTTTTTGATAGTTCTTTACGTTTGTTACATCCTTTTATGCCCTACATAACAGAAGAGTTATGGCAAAAGCTTCCTATTGATAAGGATTCAGAATTATTGATAACTGCAAAATGGCCCATTAGCGACAAGAATTTAAATTTTGAAAAAGAAACTCAAGATTTTATAAAAATAATGGACTTAGTGCGAGAAATTAGAAATGTTAAGGCTGAGATGAATATTCCTCAAGTTCAAGAAGTTACTTTAAATTACAAGGTTATGAAATCTTTGGAAGATTGGTTTGAAGTCAATAAAGAATTAATTTCAAATCTTGGATTTGTGAGAAACATTATTCAAATAGAGAAAAAACCCGAAAGTTCAGCTACCGTTTATGTTGACGAAAATATGGAAATTTACATGCCTTTGGGAGATCTGATTGATATAGAAGCTGAAAGACAAAGAATTTCCAAGAAATTAGAAAAGATTAAAAAAGATATTGAATTATACGAAAAAAAGTTGTCTAATAAAAATTTTGTAGAAAAAGCAGATCCGGAAGTTGTTAGTGAAACTAATGAGAAATTAGAAGAGAGTAAAAAACAGTACGAAAAATTATATCATTTGATGAAGGAGATTAATTAAATGGAATTTGCTAATTTAATAGATAACCTTTATGAAAGAGGATCTGCAAATTTTGCAATTAAGTTAGGATTGTCTAGAATTGAAGAGTTAGTTCAAAGAATAGGAAACCCACAAAATAAATTTAAAATTATTCATATTACAGGAACAAATGGAAAAGGCAGTGTTACTAAGGCTGTTTCTGATATTTTTATTGGTCAAGGTATGAAGGTCGGAACTTATATATCACCACATCTTGTTTCAATAACTGAAAGAATCAAGGTAAATAGTACAAATATATCAGAAAATGAGTTTGTCCAAACATATATTGAAATCGAAGATGCAATAAAAGCCATGGATAATAAGGGTGTTGATTTTTCTCCATCTTTTTTTGAAATTATGACTGCTTTAGCTTTTAAATTTTTTGAAAAAGAGAAGGTAGATTTAGCCGTATTAGAGGTAGGGCTGGGGGGAAGATTAGATGCTACAAATGTTGTAAATTCTGATGTATCTGTTATTACATCTATTGCTATAGACCATACTAAGACGTTGGGTGATTCTTTGGAAAAAATTGCCTATGAAAAAGCAGGCATTTTAAAAAAAGACAACTTTTTAATTTTGGGCAATATAGATCATGCCCCAAAGAAGGTTATCTTAGATAAGGCTGAAGAAGTAGGAGTAAAAAAGATATTTGAATACAACAAGGATTTTCGTTACGAGAATCCTAGATTTCATATCAACGAAAATATGTTAAATTATAAGGGATTAAAATTAGATCTCAACGACCTACAATTTAAAGCTAATGGTACTTTTCAGATGCAAAATGTAACTATTTCTTTAGCAGCTGCCGAAGCATTTGCTGAAAAATATGGAATAAATCTATCTGTAGACAAACTTAGAGACTCTATGAAAAACTTTTTTTGGGAAGGACGTTTTGATTACACAGAAATAAACGGAAAAAAACTCATTTTAGATGGGGCACATAATGTAGCTGCAGCAGAGCAACTGAAAAATAGTGTTGAGGTTTATTGTTCCAACGATAAGAAGACTGCGATGATAGGCATTTTGAATGACAAAGATTATATTAATATTGCAAAAATAATATCACCAATCTTTGATAAAATTATTATTACTTCTGTTCCAACATCTAGAGGAAAAGACCCAGCAGCAGTATTTGAGGAATTTAAAAAATGGAATAATAATGTTGAATTCATTCCAGATACTTCTGAAGCTTTTATGAAACTCTTTTCAGAAAAAAGCGATGTCTATTTTGTTACGGGTTCTTTGTATTTGGTTGGGAAGATTAAAGAATATCTTTCTACCAATTTGATTTTTTCAAAATAAGAAAAGGTAGGTTCTCATGATAAGAAAGATTAAGGCGATAATTGAAGATATTGAAGATGAAATTATACTTATAAGGATAGGGGATATAGTACTGGAAGCCTATCCATCTTTTAAGGTGTTACAAAATCACAACGTTGGCGATAAAGTGGATTTTTATGTATGTTTAGAAACAAATGAGTGGAACACATCAATGTATATATTTGAAGATAAGTTTGAAAGAGATGTTTTTGAAGCTTTGAAAAAAGTGTCTAAAATGGGGCCAAGAACATCTTCTAAGATTTTAAAAAAAGTCAGTGCTGAAATGCTTGTTGGTATGATCAATGCACAAGATATTAATGGACTTTCTGGATTACCAGGTGTGGGTAAAAAAACTGCAGAACGTATGATAGCTGAACTATCGGAAGCTTTTAACAATTTTGCACAATTTTCAACTGATTTATCTTCAACCAAAAATGTTAGAGATGCCCTTGAAGCTTTAGAAACATTGGGGTTTCAAAGGTATGAAGTTATGAAGATAATTAACGAATTAGACTTGAAAAATATGTCAACAGAAGATATAATTAAGAATTGTTTGGCAAAGTTGTGAATTTACTTATAAAGGTAGGGAAAGAAAGTGAGAGTTTTGATATTGGCAGCTGGTCAAGGAAAAAGAATGAATTCAAAAATTCCAAAAGTAGCTCACAAAATTCTCGATAAACCCATGGTTAATTGGGTGATTGAAGTGGCTCAAAAGGTTTCAGATGAAATTGCTATCGTATTGGGAACTGGTTTTGACATAGTTAAGCAATTGATTGATACTAACATAACTATATATGAACAAAAAGAACGATTGGGTACTGCACATGCTGTTATGTGTGCAAAAGATTTTTTGAAAAATGGGGATAATGTTTTAGTATTATATGGCGATGTACCTTTTATATCGTATAATACTTTAAATTTACTATACAATACTCACTTAGAACATAATAATGATGCCACTGTATTATCGGTTGTTCTAGATGATCCAACTGGTTATGGAAGAATCATAAAAGATTCAAAAAATCGTTTGATTAAAATAGTAGAGGATAAAGATGCTTCTGTTAATGAAAAAAATATAAAAGAAGTGAATACAGGAATAGCTATTTTCAAATCTGATAAATTGAAAGATTCTTTGAATAAGATTTCTCCCCAAAATGCACAAGGGGAATACTATTTAACTGATGTATTTTTATTTTTTGATAAAACTGAGGTTATTCAATTAGAAAATAATGTAGAAGTGCTTGGTATAAACGATAGAATTCAGCTTTTTGAAGTAGAAAGAAAGATAAGAATGGAAATAATGAAAAAGTTGATGTTAAATGGTGTTACCATTGTTGATCCTTATTCAACATATATATCCCCTGATGTAGAAATTGGTATGGATACTATAATTCAGCCTCAAACATTCATATACGGGAAAACAAAAATTGGTGAAAATTGTGACATTGGACCGTTAACTAGAATAAAAGACTGTATTATTGGAAATAATGTCAAAATATTGCGTTCAGAATGTGAGTTAAGTGAAATAAAAGACAATGTTAAAATAGGACCATTCTCTCGATTAAGAGAAGGAACATTCCTAGAAGAAAATGTTAAAGTTGGTAATTTTGTTGAGACAAAAAAAACTCATATATCTTCAAACAGTAAAGCTCAACATTTAACATATTTGGGAGATACTTATGTAGGTAAGAATGTAAATATTGGTGCAGGTACTATTACTTGCAACTATGATGGAAAAAATAAGTATCAAACTTATATTGACGATTATGCATTCATCGGTAGCAATACTTCTTTAGTTGCTCCTGTAAAAGTTGGTAAAAATTCATTGATAGGAGCAGGTTCTGTAATAACAAAGGATGTTCCTGAAGATTCATTGGCTTTAGGTAGGGCGCAACAGATTAATAAGCTTAATTGGGTAAAGGAAAAAAAGGAAAATAATTCGAAGGGAGAATAAAAATGTCAACAAATGAACAGCAATTCAAGATCTTTGCGGGTAATTCTAATCCTCCTTTAGCCAAGAAGATTGGTGAATATATGGGTACAAGGCTTGGCGACTGTGAGGTTTCAACCTTTGCAGACGGAGAAATTAATGTGCGGATAAATGAAACTGTAAGAGGTTTTGATGTTTATGTTATCCAATCCTTTTCTCCACCCGTAAACAACCATATCATGGAATTGCTTATTATGATTGATGCGTTAAAGAGAGCCTCAGCCGGTTCAATTTCTGTAATAATTCCTTACTATGGTTATGCTAGACAAGATAGAAAAGCTAGAGGTAGAGATCCAATAACTGCTAAACTAGTTGCTAATTTAATTACTGTTGCAGGTGCAACGAGGGTCGTTACGATTGATTTACACGCTGAGCAAATTCAAGGCTTTTTTGATATCCCTGTAGACAATCTTTGGAGCTATCCAATATTCACTAAATATTTTTTAGAAGAAATTAAAATTCCTTCAAGTAACACAGTTGTAGTCTCCCCTGATGTAGGTGGAGTTAAAAGAGCTAGAAAATTTGCAGAAAAACTTGGTTGCCCTTTAGCTATTTTAGATAAAAGAAGACCTAAAGATAACGTAGCAGAAATTATAAACCTTATTGGCGATGTTAAAGATGCAAATTGTATACTATTTGATGATATAATAGATACAGGCGGTTCTCTCCTGGCTGCATCAGAAGCATTAAATAAAGCTGGAGCAAAAAGCATAATTGCTTGTGCAACGCATGGAGTATTTTCTCAAAACGCCGTTGAAAATTTACAAAATTCAAGAATTGATAAAATTATCGTTACAGACACAATATATCATAAGCAATTGCCAGATAAATTTATTGAATTACCTTGTTCTTCTTTGCTAGGTGAAGCAATAGTGCGAATAAGGAAAAATTTATCTGTTAGTATACTATTTAGATGAATATTTTTGAATTTAAACATGGGTTAAGGGTAGTAACCTTAACTTGATACAAGATAACAAATTTAATTAAACTCTTATCATTTTAGAATTTATATAATAACTTTAAATTAGGTAATTTAGGAGGTTAAGATATGGCACATGCTTATACTTTAGAGGTACTTGAAAGAGATCCAAAATTAAAAGCCAACAAACACAGAAAGGAAAATCTAGTTCCGGCAGTAGTATATGGTCCTTCTATGAAAGAAAATAAGTGTATAAATATACGAACAAATGACGTAGAAAGACTTATTGAAAAGGCTACAGCTACTACATTAATTGAGTTAAATATAACTGGTGAAAGTTCTAATGAAAAACTTACTGTTTTCATTAAAACTATACAGAGACATAAAGTAACTGATAAGCCTATCCATCTAGATTTTTATTGTCCACAAGAAGGAAGAAAAATGAATATTAATATTCCTATTTCCTACTTAGGTGAACCAGCAGGAGTTGAACAAGGAGGTACGCTTAATATCTATTTACACGAAATTCCAGTAGAAATTTTACCTTCTGACATTATAGAAAGTCTTGAATTAGACATCTCAGATTTACAAATTGGAGATAACATCACTATCGAAGATATCAAAAAACTTCTTCCAGAAAGCGCTGAGATTCTTTTAGATGATGAAGAAGTTTTAGCAGGAGTCATTGAACCTAGAGAAATAGTAGAAGAAGAAGAGGTTGTGGAGGAAGAGGTTGAAGAAGGTGAAGCTCCAACAGAACCTGAAGTAATCAAAGAAAAAGCACCTACAGAAGCAAAGGAAGAAGAATAATCAATGAAGAATTTAGTAATAGGTTTGGGAAACCCAGGCCCGCGTTATGTTTTTACAAAGCATAACGTGGGTTTTTTAGCTTTAGATAGATATAAAGAGAAGAAAGAAAAATTTTATGATATTAAAAATATTTCCGGAAGAAATTTTGAAGGATTTAGTATCAACGGGAATTTATTTATTAAACCTCTTACTTATATGAATTTAAGTGGAGAGGTTTTACCTGCTGTATTTAAAAAGTATGGTAAAATTGAAGAAAATTTAATTGTTATTTATGATGATATTTGGCTCAACTTTGGTGAAATAAGAATAAGAAAAAATGGTTCTGATGGTGGACACAAAGGAATGAAATCACTAATCTCGGTGTTAAAAAGCACTGAATTTCCTAGAATTAGGATCGGTATTAATAAAAATTATGTTCATGGAAGTGGTGATTTAGCTAATTATGTTCTAGCTCCTTTTACAGAGGAAGAATTGTATGAACTGTATATTGTACTTGATGTAGTATGCCAAGCCATAGATTATATATTAGATGGTAAAATAGAAGAGGCAATGAATAAATTTAATGGAAAGAATTTTTTAGAAAATGGACAGTGAAAAGGAGTTCTATCAATGAATGAAGAAAAAATCATGGTTTTTAGTAAAATACTTGAAGAAATTAGAATAGCTATTTTAGAGAACAATAAGTTAACCGAAATTTTTTTCGAAGATTTTGAGACAGACACTAATACAGGTAAAATATTTGTAGGTAAAATTGAAAATGTAGTACCGGGTCTTGAAGCATTTTTTGTCAATATCGGAACGGGGAAAAATGGTTTTTTACGATTTAGAGATACTATTGGGAAAGCAGAAAAATATAAAGTTGGGGACAAAGTTATGGTCCAGGTAAAAAAAGATGGTAGCAGTCGTAAAGGTCCTCAATTATCTATGCATATAAGTATTCCAGGTAAATATTTAGTATATTTACCTTATTCAAACGATAATATAGGAATATCTAGAAAAATCACTCGTCAATACGAACGCCAAAGACTCAGGGATATTTCAAAGAAGATATTAAACAAGGGCGAAGGAATTATTTTTAGAACAAATTCTGAAGGAATGGAAGAGACTGAATTAGCACATGAATTAGATAATCTAAGAAATATATTTAAAAATATACTCGAAAAATATGAATCGTCAAATAAGCCTCAAATTTTGTTTGAAGAAACTGATTTTATGGAATATATATTAAGGGAAAGATTAGATTCAAATACAAAAAAAATCATTGTTGATAACAAACAAATTTATAGAAAATTAAGAAAACTTTTGAAAAATTTTAAATTTAAACCTTTACTAGAGTTAGTTAAAGGTGATTCGTTTAAAGAATATGGTATATATAATCAAATGAACGAGATCTTTAACAAGAAAGTCGATCTGGAAAATGGTGGAATTATAACCATTGATAGGGCAGAAGCTTTAACTGTTATCGATGTAGACTCGGCAAGTAACCTTGAAGGTAAAAATGTTGAAGAGACTTCTTATATAACAAATATAGAGGCCGCAAAGGAGATAGTTAGACAACTAAGATTGAGAAACATTGGAGGTATGATAATAGTAGATTTCATCGACATGAAAGATCCCTTGCATCGAAAAGAGGTCATCGAAGTAATAAAAGAGGAGGCTCAAAAAGATAAATCTAAATTAACTGTTGTAGGATTTACAAATTTAGGACTTTTAGAGCTGATTCGTAAACGTACTACACCTGCTTTAGACTCAGT is a window of Defluviitoga tunisiensis DNA encoding:
- a CDS encoding MFS transporter translates to MAKYNKTMILSIMEASSYNAFYIATQGFIFTTLALYFNASPLYISIMTSFPIIAQMFQIFTPKVNNMIGSRKKGMVVNAFVSRSLFLVLPILIFLDVRSNNSLLLIILLFSFFGTFVGNTWTALMKEVVPFDLRGKYFGIRNIFSSIAGMVMLFLYTKLLELPNLKTGLLFVTILMSFFAILSAFLLSKHEFPQNNGEEKFLKINLAQPFKDKNFRNYLIFIFFWNFAIEFSKPYFSYFEVAILNVDYNYLAAMSILNSVVAILLYLVYGALADAFGSKNVLTLGIFLSTFSPLMYFLMTPSNYRSILFLNAIFSAFAWSAINLSIFNLLLELTKDPSENYIAANSLMGGMAAISASLIGGSVANVLKDTQINFLGDTYHGIQIIFIIGFVLRIISVTILSEVEAIQKPMRYKGVFSTEGTLSRSRETDMPFVEFFQKRKPPLKDKQYTQEQPENDENKEPQKSEESNKQSSPTTDEEQLKQE
- a CDS encoding valine--tRNA ligase, giving the protein MMDIGTRYEPHTLENKWYKTWEENHAFEPKKDGNGKFSIVIPPPNITGKLHMGHALNIVLQDIVVRYNRMKGVKTLWVPGEDHAGIATQHVVEQYLLKEEGKRKEDFDRDEFIEIVWDWANKYRNHIRDQIRTLGASVDWSRERFTLDEGLNKSVRNAFVSLYNDGLIYRGKYIVNWCPSCGTVLADDEVEHHEDKGKLWYIKYPLEGEDGFVVVATTRPETMLGDTALAVNPSDDRYKDIIGKTAILPLVGRKLPIIADPFVDPKFGTGVVKVTPAHDPNDYQMWARHNLDMIQVIDEHAKINENGGKYKGLDRYEARKRIIQDLKNEEFLVKEENYIHAVGHCYRCNDIVEPLLLDQWFVKTKPLAQKAIEVVENDNIKFYPERWKKTYLNWMYEIRDWCISRQLWWGHRIPVWYCQDCGHINVSVEDIEHCGNCGSKNIKQDEDVLDTWFSSALWPFSTLGWPDETEDLATFYPTDLLVTGFDIIFFWVARMVMFGVKFMGDVPFHDVYIHQLVRDKYGRKMSKSLGNGIDPTEMVAQYGTDPVRFTLAILAAQGRDLKLDIRFFDSYRKFANKIWNAARFVLLNIDDYSKLELNEGDLKIEDKWILTRLNSTIEEVEKYIDDYLFDQAAKLLYEFFWNELCDWYIEASKNRLKLEGKEKLIVQNVLVKVFDSSLRLLHPFMPYITEELWQKLPIDKDSELLITAKWPISDKNLNFEKETQDFIKIMDLVREIRNVKAEMNIPQVQEVTLNYKVMKSLEDWFEVNKELISNLGFVRNIIQIEKKPESSATVYVDENMEIYMPLGDLIDIEAERQRISKKLEKIKKDIELYEKKLSNKNFVEKADPEVVSETNEKLEESKKQYEKLYHLMKEIN
- a CDS encoding bifunctional folylpolyglutamate synthase/dihydrofolate synthase, which gives rise to MEFANLIDNLYERGSANFAIKLGLSRIEELVQRIGNPQNKFKIIHITGTNGKGSVTKAVSDIFIGQGMKVGTYISPHLVSITERIKVNSTNISENEFVQTYIEIEDAIKAMDNKGVDFSPSFFEIMTALAFKFFEKEKVDLAVLEVGLGGRLDATNVVNSDVSVITSIAIDHTKTLGDSLEKIAYEKAGILKKDNFLILGNIDHAPKKVILDKAEEVGVKKIFEYNKDFRYENPRFHINENMLNYKGLKLDLNDLQFKANGTFQMQNVTISLAAAEAFAEKYGINLSVDKLRDSMKNFFWEGRFDYTEINGKKLILDGAHNVAAAEQLKNSVEVYCSNDKKTAMIGILNDKDYINIAKIISPIFDKIIITSVPTSRGKDPAAVFEEFKKWNNNVEFIPDTSEAFMKLFSEKSDVYFVTGSLYLVGKIKEYLSTNLIFSK
- the ruvA gene encoding Holliday junction branch migration protein RuvA — encoded protein: MIRKIKAIIEDIEDEIILIRIGDIVLEAYPSFKVLQNHNVGDKVDFYVCLETNEWNTSMYIFEDKFERDVFEALKKVSKMGPRTSSKILKKVSAEMLVGMINAQDINGLSGLPGVGKKTAERMIAELSEAFNNFAQFSTDLSSTKNVRDALEALETLGFQRYEVMKIINELDLKNMSTEDIIKNCLAKL
- the glmU gene encoding bifunctional UDP-N-acetylglucosamine diphosphorylase/glucosamine-1-phosphate N-acetyltransferase GlmU, producing the protein MRVLILAAGQGKRMNSKIPKVAHKILDKPMVNWVIEVAQKVSDEIAIVLGTGFDIVKQLIDTNITIYEQKERLGTAHAVMCAKDFLKNGDNVLVLYGDVPFISYNTLNLLYNTHLEHNNDATVLSVVLDDPTGYGRIIKDSKNRLIKIVEDKDASVNEKNIKEVNTGIAIFKSDKLKDSLNKISPQNAQGEYYLTDVFLFFDKTEVIQLENNVEVLGINDRIQLFEVERKIRMEIMKKLMLNGVTIVDPYSTYISPDVEIGMDTIIQPQTFIYGKTKIGENCDIGPLTRIKDCIIGNNVKILRSECELSEIKDNVKIGPFSRLREGTFLEENVKVGNFVETKKTHISSNSKAQHLTYLGDTYVGKNVNIGAGTITCNYDGKNKYQTYIDDYAFIGSNTSLVAPVKVGKNSLIGAGSVITKDVPEDSLALGRAQQINKLNWVKEKKENNSKGE
- a CDS encoding ribose-phosphate pyrophosphokinase, translated to MSTNEQQFKIFAGNSNPPLAKKIGEYMGTRLGDCEVSTFADGEINVRINETVRGFDVYVIQSFSPPVNNHIMELLIMIDALKRASAGSISVIIPYYGYARQDRKARGRDPITAKLVANLITVAGATRVVTIDLHAEQIQGFFDIPVDNLWSYPIFTKYFLEEIKIPSSNTVVVSPDVGGVKRARKFAEKLGCPLAILDKRRPKDNVAEIINLIGDVKDANCILFDDIIDTGGSLLAASEALNKAGAKSIIACATHGVFSQNAVENLQNSRIDKIIVTDTIYHKQLPDKFIELPCSSLLGEAIVRIRKNLSVSILFR
- a CDS encoding 50S ribosomal protein L25, translated to MAHAYTLEVLERDPKLKANKHRKENLVPAVVYGPSMKENKCINIRTNDVERLIEKATATTLIELNITGESSNEKLTVFIKTIQRHKVTDKPIHLDFYCPQEGRKMNINIPISYLGEPAGVEQGGTLNIYLHEIPVEILPSDIIESLELDISDLQIGDNITIEDIKKLLPESAEILLDDEEVLAGVIEPREIVEEEEVVEEEVEEGEAPTEPEVIKEKAPTEAKEEE
- the pth gene encoding aminoacyl-tRNA hydrolase, translated to MKNLVIGLGNPGPRYVFTKHNVGFLALDRYKEKKEKFYDIKNISGRNFEGFSINGNLFIKPLTYMNLSGEVLPAVFKKYGKIEENLIVIYDDIWLNFGEIRIRKNGSDGGHKGMKSLISVLKSTEFPRIRIGINKNYVHGSGDLANYVLAPFTEEELYELYIVLDVVCQAIDYILDGKIEEAMNKFNGKNFLENGQ
- a CDS encoding Rne/Rng family ribonuclease, translating into MNEEKIMVFSKILEEIRIAILENNKLTEIFFEDFETDTNTGKIFVGKIENVVPGLEAFFVNIGTGKNGFLRFRDTIGKAEKYKVGDKVMVQVKKDGSSRKGPQLSMHISIPGKYLVYLPYSNDNIGISRKITRQYERQRLRDISKKILNKGEGIIFRTNSEGMEETELAHELDNLRNIFKNILEKYESSNKPQILFEETDFMEYILRERLDSNTKKIIVDNKQIYRKLRKLLKNFKFKPLLELVKGDSFKEYGIYNQMNEIFNKKVDLENGGIITIDRAEALTVIDVDSASNLEGKNVEETSYITNIEAAKEIVRQLRLRNIGGMIIVDFIDMKDPLHRKEVIEVIKEEAQKDKSKLTVVGFTNLGLLELIRKRTTPALDSVVYFSCPVCHGTGKIVSPSIVFGKLLKEIETSIKEIKKDQIKAIEINAFHNLSGYLTSSLKEDMEKKLNLKVDFLFNWHDPNSYSIKYKV